A genomic window from Aurantimicrobium photophilum includes:
- a CDS encoding heme o synthase, producing MNASESGTTAVSKVGIKRKVAAYVSLTKPRVMELLLAVTIPTMFLAQEGIPNLWLVLVVLLGGMMSAGSAGTFNCYIDRDIDRLMNRTKGRPLVTGEISDREAIVFAWALAIISTVWFLLFTNVLAASLSVSAIAFYVIVYSLVLKRRTPQNIVWGGAAGGFPVLIGWAAVTGSLTWTPVVLFLIIFLWTPPHYWPLSWRYREDYKNANVPMLTVVRGRVTVGLQIVLYAWATFAATLLLVPIGHMGWTYTAIATVAGVWFVVESHLLYSRALHHEDPKPMRLFHFSNGYLSLIFLAVAIDALLPF from the coding sequence ATGAACGCTTCCGAATCTGGCACCACTGCGGTGTCCAAGGTCGGTATTAAGCGCAAAGTTGCCGCGTATGTCTCGCTGACCAAGCCCCGTGTGATGGAACTACTGCTGGCAGTAACCATCCCCACGATGTTCTTGGCTCAAGAGGGAATTCCCAACCTCTGGTTGGTCCTCGTTGTTTTATTGGGTGGAATGATGAGCGCTGGTTCTGCGGGAACCTTCAACTGCTACATCGACCGCGATATTGACCGTCTGATGAACCGCACCAAGGGCCGTCCGCTGGTTACTGGTGAGATTTCTGATCGTGAGGCGATTGTGTTTGCCTGGGCACTCGCGATCATCTCAACTGTGTGGTTCCTGCTGTTTACCAATGTGTTGGCGGCGTCACTGTCGGTTTCAGCCATTGCGTTCTACGTGATTGTGTACAGCCTGGTCTTGAAGCGCCGCACCCCGCAGAACATCGTCTGGGGAGGCGCTGCTGGCGGTTTCCCCGTACTGATTGGCTGGGCTGCGGTAACCGGTTCACTGACCTGGACCCCCGTGGTTTTGTTCCTCATCATCTTCTTGTGGACGCCACCGCACTACTGGCCACTGTCTTGGCGGTACCGCGAGGACTACAAAAACGCCAACGTGCCCATGCTCACCGTGGTGCGCGGACGCGTCACGGTAGGACTCCAGATTGTGCTCTATGCCTGGGCAACCTTTGCGGCAACTCTGCTGCTGGTTCCTATCGGTCACATGGGGTGGACCTACACCGCTATCGCCACGGTGGCAGGCGTGTGGTTTGTGGTGGAAAGCCACCTGCTTTACTCACGCGCACTGCACCACGAAGACCCCAAGCCCATGCGCTTGTTCCACTTCTCCAATGGCTATCTCTCGCTGATCTTCCTCGCGGTAGCCATTGACGCTCTGCTGCCCTTCTAG
- the tkt gene encoding transketolase: MAQLDWSELDNKAVDTARVLAADAVEKVGNGHPGTAMSLAPAAYLLWNKVMRRDPLDDQWIGRDRFILSVGHSSLTQYVQLYLNGYGLELEDLKALRTWGSLTPGHPEYGHTKGVEITTGPLGQGLASAVGFAYASRFERGLFDPNAAAGKSPFDHFVYVIAGDGDLQEGVTAEASSLAGHQQLGNLIAIYDSNQISIEDDTTIAFTEDVAKRYESYDWHVQTVDWKKTGVYVEDVAALNDAIEAAKAVTDKPSLIILKTIIGWPSPKKQNTGKIHGSALGADELKGLKEVLGFDPEQSFQVADEVIEHTRKAVAKGAAERAEWQKSFDAWAAANPENKKLLDRLEAGQLPDGVEAALPVFEGGTEVSTRAASGKVLNALGPVIPELWGGSADLAESNNTTLEGAKSFVPAQWSTHEWTGDNYGRVLHFGIREHAMGAILNGIALHGKTRAYGGTFLIFSDYMRPAVRLAALMKVPSIFVWTHDSVALGEDGPTHQPIEQLATLRAIPELDVVRPADANEVAYAWKTILERRNGPAGIALTRQNIPVFTRGEGVATGDTFAHARETAKGAYTLVDAANGKPDVIFIATGSEVQLAVAAREQLAGEGIHARVVSVPCLEWFYEQPAAYQESVLPAAVKARVSIEAGLSLTWDKIVGSTGRSVSIEHFGASADYKTLFTKFGITTDAAVAAAKESLAAQ, from the coding sequence ATGGCGCAGCTCGACTGGTCCGAACTAGACAACAAGGCAGTTGACACCGCGCGTGTTCTCGCCGCAGACGCAGTCGAGAAGGTGGGTAACGGTCACCCCGGAACCGCAATGAGCCTCGCTCCTGCTGCGTATCTGTTGTGGAACAAGGTCATGCGCCGCGACCCACTGGACGACCAGTGGATTGGCCGCGACCGCTTCATTCTTTCTGTGGGCCACTCGTCGCTCACTCAGTACGTTCAGCTCTACCTGAACGGCTACGGCCTCGAACTCGAAGACCTCAAGGCTCTGCGCACCTGGGGCTCACTGACCCCGGGTCACCCCGAATATGGCCACACCAAGGGTGTTGAAATCACCACTGGCCCTCTCGGTCAGGGTCTGGCTTCGGCTGTTGGTTTTGCCTATGCATCTCGCTTCGAGCGCGGTCTGTTTGACCCCAACGCCGCTGCGGGCAAGAGCCCCTTCGATCACTTCGTGTACGTCATCGCGGGTGACGGCGACCTGCAAGAAGGTGTTACCGCTGAAGCATCCTCGCTTGCTGGCCACCAGCAGCTGGGTAACCTCATCGCGATTTATGACTCCAACCAGATCTCGATCGAAGATGACACCACCATTGCGTTCACCGAAGATGTAGCCAAGCGTTACGAGTCCTACGACTGGCACGTCCAGACGGTGGACTGGAAGAAGACCGGTGTTTACGTTGAAGACGTCGCTGCTCTGAACGACGCCATTGAGGCAGCAAAGGCTGTCACCGACAAGCCTTCGCTCATCATCCTCAAGACCATCATTGGGTGGCCTTCGCCTAAGAAGCAGAACACCGGCAAGATCCACGGTTCTGCACTCGGTGCAGATGAGCTCAAGGGCCTCAAGGAAGTTCTTGGATTTGATCCAGAACAGAGCTTCCAGGTAGCCGACGAGGTTATCGAACACACCCGTAAAGCAGTAGCGAAGGGTGCTGCTGAACGCGCTGAATGGCAAAAGAGCTTCGATGCTTGGGCTGCAGCAAACCCTGAGAACAAGAAGCTTCTTGACCGCCTCGAAGCTGGTCAGCTTCCTGATGGTGTAGAGGCCGCACTTCCTGTATTTGAAGGTGGCACCGAAGTTTCAACCCGTGCCGCATCCGGCAAGGTGCTCAACGCTCTCGGCCCCGTTATCCCTGAACTCTGGGGTGGATCTGCTGACCTTGCCGAGTCCAACAACACCACTCTTGAGGGCGCCAAGTCCTTCGTTCCTGCCCAGTGGTCAACCCACGAGTGGACCGGTGACAACTACGGTCGCGTCCTCCACTTCGGTATTCGTGAGCACGCCATGGGTGCCATCCTGAACGGTATTGCCCTGCACGGCAAGACCCGCGCCTACGGTGGAACCTTCCTCATCTTCAGCGACTACATGCGCCCTGCTGTGCGCTTGGCCGCACTCATGAAGGTGCCTTCGATCTTCGTGTGGACTCACGACTCTGTGGCTCTCGGTGAAGACGGCCCCACTCACCAGCCCATCGAACAGCTCGCAACCTTGCGCGCCATTCCTGAGCTGGATGTAGTTCGTCCTGCTGACGCGAACGAAGTTGCCTACGCCTGGAAGACCATCCTCGAGCGTCGCAACGGACCTGCAGGAATTGCTCTGACTCGTCAGAACATTCCCGTGTTCACCCGTGGTGAGGGAGTTGCCACCGGCGACACTTTCGCTCACGCTCGTGAAACCGCAAAGGGTGCCTACACTCTCGTTGACGCCGCTAACGGCAAGCCTGATGTGATCTTCATCGCAACCGGTTCTGAAGTCCAGCTCGCTGTGGCAGCTCGCGAACAGCTCGCAGGAGAAGGTATCCACGCTCGCGTGGTCTCTGTTCCTTGCCTCGAGTGGTTCTACGAGCAGCCTGCTGCTTACCAGGAGAGCGTTCTTCCTGCCGCGGTGAAGGCTCGTGTTTCTATTGAAGCTGGCCTGTCGCTGACCTGGGACAAGATTGTCGGCTCCACTGGCCGCAGCGTCTCGATCGAGCACTTCGGTGCCTCGGCTGACTACAAGACCTTGTTCACCAAGTTCGGTATCACCACCGATGCTGCTGTCGCCGCTGCGAAAGAATCCCTCGCAGCTCAGTAA
- a CDS encoding metal-sulfur cluster assembly factor: MSSELSDDRYNECIDALKEVMDPELGINIVDLGLIYDLKWDDENDALIIHMTLTSAGCPLTDVIEEQTAQALDNVVDAFRINWVWMPPWGPEKITDDGREMMRALGFSI; this comes from the coding sequence ATGTCTTCTGAACTCTCTGACGACCGCTATAACGAGTGCATTGATGCGCTCAAAGAGGTCATGGACCCCGAACTGGGTATCAACATTGTTGACCTGGGGCTCATCTATGACCTCAAGTGGGATGACGAGAATGATGCACTGATCATTCACATGACCTTGACCAGTGCTGGTTGCCCCTTGACTGATGTCATTGAAGAGCAGACGGCACAAGCGCTGGATAACGTCGTGGATGCGTTCCGCATCAACTGGGTATGGATGCCCCCATGGGGTCCTGAGAAGATCACCGATGACGGTCGTGAAATGATGCGCGCCCTCGGGTTCTCCATCTAG
- the sufD gene encoding Fe-S cluster assembly protein SufD: MTVPVQVRSARPKSTNPADFEAVTGRELDWKFTPVAKLQELIAGELDGSRFDYTATVAAGVSLSWIPVTDPRVGTAGLPEDKASANAWAAATEVLLVSITSEDVSEITITRDALGTTHRAAHIVIEAAPFSKGTVVLQNNGDARLVENLEILVGAEADLNVISVQEWNDDALHLASHFSRVGRNASLQHSVVSLTGEVIRVNPSTVLAEDGSSVNMLGVYFADAHQHIEQQVYVNHDAPQSKSRVTYKGALQGKGARTVWIGDVLIGNKATGTDSYEQNRNLMLTEGTRADSIPNLEIETGDIAGAGHASATGRFDDEQLFYLQARGISEEEARRLVVRGFLNEVVQQLGVPALAERIEASLNAELEAGVK, encoded by the coding sequence GTGACTGTTCCCGTACAAGTTCGTTCTGCGCGCCCGAAATCGACTAATCCTGCCGATTTTGAGGCCGTCACCGGTCGTGAACTCGACTGGAAGTTCACCCCTGTAGCCAAGCTTCAGGAGCTCATTGCTGGTGAACTCGATGGTTCTCGTTTTGACTACACCGCAACTGTTGCTGCAGGTGTGAGCCTGTCCTGGATTCCTGTCACAGACCCACGCGTAGGTACCGCTGGTCTTCCTGAAGACAAGGCTTCAGCAAATGCGTGGGCTGCGGCTACCGAAGTTCTTCTCGTTTCGATTACATCTGAAGATGTTTCCGAAATCACCATCACTCGTGACGCACTCGGCACCACCCACCGCGCTGCACACATTGTGATTGAGGCGGCACCGTTCTCCAAGGGAACAGTTGTTCTGCAGAACAATGGCGATGCTCGTTTGGTTGAAAACCTCGAGATTCTTGTCGGCGCTGAAGCTGATCTCAACGTGATCTCAGTCCAGGAATGGAACGATGACGCACTGCACCTGGCTAGCCACTTCTCACGTGTGGGACGCAACGCCTCGCTCCAGCACAGTGTTGTCTCGCTCACCGGTGAAGTCATTCGTGTGAACCCCTCTACTGTTCTGGCGGAAGACGGATCTTCGGTCAACATGCTTGGTGTTTACTTCGCAGATGCACACCAGCACATTGAGCAGCAGGTGTATGTCAACCACGACGCACCACAGTCCAAGAGCCGTGTCACCTACAAGGGTGCTCTCCAGGGCAAGGGTGCTCGCACCGTCTGGATCGGTGACGTGCTTATTGGCAACAAGGCAACTGGAACTGACTCGTATGAGCAGAACCGTAACTTGATGCTCACCGAGGGAACCCGCGCAGATTCGATTCCTAACCTCGAAATCGAAACAGGTGACATTGCCGGTGCTGGTCACGCTTCGGCAACCGGTCGTTTCGATGACGAGCAGCTCTTTTACCTGCAAGCCCGTGGCATCAGTGAAGAAGAAGCACGTCGCCTCGTTGTTCGTGGATTCTTGAACGAAGTTGTTCAGCAGCTGGGCGTTCCTGCCCTCGCTGAACGCATTGAGGCTTCCCTCAATGCCGAGCTCGAAGCTGGAGTGAAGTAA
- the sufC gene encoding Fe-S cluster assembly ATPase SufC has product MSTLKITDLHVSVETDQGTKQILRGVNLEINSGETHAIMGPNGSGKSTLAYTIAGHPKYTVDSGSITLDGVDVLEMSVDERAKAGLFLAMQYPVEIPGVTVTNFLRTAKTAIDGEAPSLRNWIKDVRESMANLKMDSSFAERNVNEGFSGGEKKRHEILQLELLKPKFAVLDETDSGLDVDALKIVSEGVNRAKANSDMGVLLITHYTRILRYIKPEFVHVFVNGKVAEEGGPELADRLESEGYDRYLEIA; this is encoded by the coding sequence ATGTCAACTCTGAAGATCACCGACCTGCACGTCAGCGTCGAGACCGACCAGGGCACCAAGCAGATTCTGCGCGGCGTCAACCTTGAGATCAACTCGGGTGAAACCCACGCGATCATGGGCCCCAACGGTTCGGGTAAGTCGACTCTGGCCTACACAATCGCAGGTCACCCCAAGTACACCGTAGACAGTGGTTCGATCACCCTCGACGGCGTTGACGTACTCGAGATGAGCGTAGACGAGCGTGCCAAGGCAGGTCTGTTCCTAGCTATGCAGTACCCCGTGGAGATCCCCGGTGTGACGGTCACGAACTTCCTGCGCACTGCCAAGACCGCAATCGATGGTGAAGCACCTTCGCTGCGTAACTGGATCAAGGATGTTCGCGAATCGATGGCGAACCTCAAGATGGATTCCAGCTTCGCTGAGCGCAACGTCAACGAAGGATTCTCCGGTGGTGAGAAGAAGCGTCACGAGATTCTTCAGCTCGAACTACTCAAGCCCAAGTTCGCAGTCCTTGATGAGACTGACTCTGGTCTTGACGTAGACGCACTCAAGATCGTGTCTGAGGGCGTTAACCGCGCAAAGGCCAACTCCGACATGGGTGTGCTCCTCATCACTCACTACACCCGCATTCTTCGCTACATCAAGCCTGAATTCGTGCACGTTTTCGTCAATGGCAAGGTTGCTGAAGAGGGCGGTCCTGAGCTTGCAGACCGACTTGAGTCTGAGGGCTACGACCGTTACCTCGAGATTGCCTAA
- a CDS encoding COX15/CtaA family protein: MSTLVNWFPTTVDRKVRIAAWTTFVVQILIVVTGGAVRLTASGLGCPTWPTCTEDSLVNTPEMGIHGIIEFGNRLLTFLLVIVAIVTFALVFRMRKSRRDFFWLTLLIGLGIPAQAVIGGISVLMQLNPYVVGLHFIVSIVMIVLSTVLVFRVYNGNAPRTWILSPSGLSLPRIVWLAAVFQIVTIILGILTTGSGPHAGDADAPRNGLDGGILQSLHSYPAYVAVGLTLLAIAMASRARQLAERNALLMLLAVNVAQIVVGIVQSRTGLPPLLVGIHMLLACLVAAGTTNALLNLRKPAE; this comes from the coding sequence GTGAGCACTCTTGTGAATTGGTTCCCCACCACCGTTGATCGCAAGGTCCGGATTGCGGCCTGGACAACCTTCGTTGTGCAGATCCTCATTGTGGTCACCGGTGGCGCCGTTCGCCTCACCGCGAGCGGTCTTGGTTGCCCCACCTGGCCTACCTGCACGGAAGACTCTCTGGTGAACACCCCCGAGATGGGTATTCACGGCATTATCGAGTTCGGTAACCGCCTGCTGACCTTCCTTCTGGTCATTGTGGCGATTGTGACTTTTGCTCTCGTATTCCGTATGCGCAAGAGCCGCAGGGACTTCTTCTGGCTGACTTTACTTATTGGTTTGGGAATCCCTGCCCAGGCAGTTATCGGTGGGATCTCTGTCTTGATGCAACTGAACCCCTACGTTGTGGGGCTGCACTTCATTGTTTCGATCGTGATGATTGTGCTTTCTACTGTGCTGGTCTTCCGTGTCTATAACGGCAATGCCCCTCGCACGTGGATTCTCAGCCCATCAGGGCTATCTCTGCCTCGCATTGTGTGGCTAGCAGCGGTGTTCCAGATCGTGACCATCATCTTGGGCATACTCACAACTGGTTCAGGCCCTCACGCCGGAGACGCTGATGCGCCCCGTAACGGCCTTGATGGCGGCATTCTGCAATCACTCCACTCCTACCCTGCCTATGTAGCTGTGGGATTGACGCTATTGGCCATCGCGATGGCCTCCCGTGCACGCCAGCTTGCAGAGCGCAATGCCCTTCTGATGCTTCTGGCAGTCAACGTGGCCCAGATTGTGGTGGGAATTGTTCAGTCACGCACAGGACTTCCCCCGCTTTTGGTAGGAATCCACATGCTGCTGGCCTGCCTAGTTGCAGCGGGTACAACCAACGCATTGCTCAACCTGCGTAAGCCAGCCGAGTAG
- a CDS encoding non-heme iron oxygenase ferredoxin subunit, producing MAAEKVCVASELVLNQAKKVVVGGIPVALVLDAAGDIHAIGDTCTHGDISLSEGFVEDDTLECWAHGSKFELTTGKPLTLPAYEPVPVFVVEVIDGEIFIDPTVTKEI from the coding sequence ATGGCTGCTGAGAAGGTGTGCGTTGCAAGTGAGCTCGTGCTCAACCAGGCCAAGAAGGTTGTTGTGGGCGGAATTCCCGTGGCACTCGTTTTGGATGCTGCCGGAGATATCCACGCCATTGGTGACACCTGCACTCACGGAGATATTTCCCTCTCTGAGGGTTTCGTTGAAGACGACACCCTCGAGTGCTGGGCGCACGGCTCCAAGTTTGAACTGACTACCGGCAAGCCACTGACACTGCCTGCCTACGAACCCGTCCCCGTTTTTGTCGTCGAGGTTATCGACGGCGAGATTTTCATTGACCCCACCGTCACGAAAGAGATCTAA
- the tal gene encoding transaldolase: MSNTPTAQLSAAGVSIWLDDLSRERITSGNLQALIAEKNVVGVTTNPTIFAGALTNGESYAAQVKKLAAAGADAEAAVFDITTDDVADACDIFRGVFDATQGVDGRVSIEVSPTLAHDAPGTVEEAKRLWAKVNKPNALIKIPATLAGLDAITEVIGAGISVNVTLIFSLERYEAVINAYLAGLEKAQANGHDLSQIHSVGSFFVSRVDSEVDNRLNAIGTPEALALKSKAGLANARLAYELFEDMFDTERAAALLANGANVQRPLWASTGVKDPSLPDTLYVTELVAAGIVNTMPEKTLDATYDHGVVTGDTITPNYADSKAVFAALAAVGVDFQDVTNVLESEGVSKFIISWGELLETVNTALAGA; the protein is encoded by the coding sequence ATGTCGAACACCCCCACCGCACAATTGTCCGCAGCCGGCGTCAGCATCTGGCTCGATGACCTCTCACGTGAACGCATCACCTCGGGAAACCTTCAGGCGCTCATTGCTGAAAAGAACGTCGTTGGTGTGACCACCAACCCCACCATCTTCGCGGGTGCTCTCACCAACGGTGAGAGCTATGCAGCACAGGTCAAGAAGCTCGCAGCTGCTGGTGCAGATGCAGAAGCAGCCGTGTTCGACATCACCACCGATGACGTTGCAGATGCCTGCGACATCTTCCGTGGCGTCTTCGACGCAACCCAGGGCGTAGACGGCCGCGTTTCTATCGAGGTCTCCCCCACCCTTGCTCACGATGCTCCAGGCACTGTGGAAGAAGCAAAGCGTTTGTGGGCAAAGGTCAACAAGCCCAACGCTCTCATCAAGATCCCTGCAACGCTGGCTGGCCTCGACGCCATCACCGAAGTCATTGGTGCAGGCATCTCGGTTAACGTGACCCTCATCTTCTCGCTCGAGCGCTATGAAGCCGTCATCAACGCTTACCTTGCAGGACTCGAAAAGGCACAGGCCAACGGCCACGACCTTTCCCAGATCCACTCGGTAGGTTCTTTCTTCGTCTCTCGTGTGGACTCCGAGGTCGACAACCGCCTCAACGCCATTGGCACCCCTGAGGCACTGGCTCTCAAGTCAAAGGCAGGTCTGGCTAACGCTCGTCTGGCCTATGAACTCTTCGAGGACATGTTCGACACTGAGCGTGCTGCAGCGCTGCTTGCCAACGGCGCAAACGTCCAGCGTCCCCTCTGGGCCTCCACCGGCGTTAAGGACCCCAGCCTCCCCGACACTCTCTACGTCACCGAGCTGGTTGCTGCTGGCATTGTGAACACCATGCCTGAAAAGACTCTGGATGCCACCTACGACCACGGTGTGGTCACTGGTGACACCATTACCCCCAACTACGCAGATTCCAAGGCTGTCTTCGCAGCTCTGGCGGCTGTGGGCGTGGACTTCCAGGACGTGACCAACGTCCTCGAGTCTGAGGGTGTTTCCAAGTTCATCATCTCGTGGGGAGAACTCCTCGAGACCGTCAACACCGCTTTGGCTGGAGCTTAA
- a CDS encoding glucose-6-phosphate isomerase yields the protein MSFRIKVSGAAEAAVETHVPQLVADLVASSITAQDPALWGKAAEAESAIRLGWTESVSISRPLVPEIEALRDELRAKGVNHIVLGGMGGSSLAPEVITATMQAELTVLDSTEPGQIKAAITDRLETTAVVISSKSGGTVETDSQKRIYEAAFAAVGIDPLERIIVVTDPGSPLDKSAREAGYRVFNADPNVGGRFSALTAFGLVPSGLAGVDLNELLNEAEAISIDLAVDQPENPGLILGAAIAGTSPLKNKLALVTDGTHLVGFPDWAEQLIAESTGKEGTGILPVVLDVVSPELSAGYADVQVLRLVDDAHEFHLLNRDKHEGEILVSGTLGAMFMVFEYATAVAGRLLGINPFDQPDVESAKIAARALLDNRPAPTEPLFTDKGIEVRAHGDLGDAKTVREAITAVLEQLPADGYVSVQAYVDRANYPQLHGVRDLVAARAGRPVTFGWGPRFLHSTGQFHKGGPAVGVFIQILQAPDGDVVIPERPFSFGQLIAAQAAGDANVLADHGRPVLTLTLTNPNTELEHLFAAFN from the coding sequence ATGTCGTTCCGCATCAAGGTTTCTGGAGCAGCTGAAGCAGCTGTTGAGACTCACGTTCCTCAACTGGTTGCTGACCTCGTAGCTTCCAGCATCACTGCTCAGGACCCCGCGCTCTGGGGCAAGGCAGCTGAAGCTGAATCAGCTATTCGTCTGGGCTGGACCGAGTCTGTCTCGATCTCTCGTCCCCTCGTACCTGAGATTGAGGCTCTGCGTGACGAGCTGCGAGCCAAGGGTGTCAACCACATCGTCTTAGGTGGCATGGGTGGTTCTTCTCTAGCCCCCGAGGTCATCACCGCAACCATGCAGGCAGAGCTCACTGTGCTGGACTCCACTGAGCCTGGACAGATCAAGGCAGCTATCACCGACCGCCTGGAGACCACCGCAGTCGTGATCTCCAGCAAGTCCGGTGGCACTGTCGAAACTGACAGCCAAAAGCGCATCTATGAAGCAGCCTTTGCCGCTGTGGGCATTGACCCACTCGAGCGCATCATTGTTGTTACCGACCCCGGTTCTCCTCTGGATAAGTCAGCACGTGAAGCCGGATACCGCGTCTTCAACGCCGACCCCAACGTGGGCGGACGCTTCTCTGCACTCACTGCATTCGGTTTGGTTCCTTCCGGTCTTGCCGGTGTGGATCTCAACGAACTGCTCAACGAAGCAGAGGCCATCTCGATTGACCTCGCTGTTGATCAGCCTGAGAACCCCGGTTTGATCTTGGGCGCTGCTATCGCCGGCACTTCACCACTGAAGAACAAGCTCGCACTCGTAACCGATGGCACTCACCTGGTTGGTTTCCCCGACTGGGCAGAACAGCTCATCGCCGAGTCCACAGGTAAGGAAGGCACTGGAATTCTTCCCGTCGTTCTGGACGTTGTCTCCCCCGAACTTTCTGCAGGTTATGCAGATGTTCAGGTGCTGCGCCTTGTCGATGATGCACACGAGTTCCACCTGCTCAACCGCGACAAGCACGAAGGTGAAATCCTCGTCTCGGGCACCCTAGGTGCCATGTTCATGGTGTTTGAGTATGCAACCGCTGTTGCAGGCCGCCTGCTGGGCATCAACCCCTTCGACCAGCCAGATGTGGAGTCGGCAAAGATTGCTGCTCGCGCACTGCTGGATAACCGTCCTGCACCTACCGAGCCTCTGTTCACCGACAAGGGAATTGAAGTGCGTGCTCACGGTGACCTGGGAGATGCCAAAACAGTCCGCGAGGCAATCACTGCTGTTTTGGAACAGCTTCCTGCAGATGGTTATGTTTCGGTTCAGGCCTACGTTGACCGTGCAAACTACCCTCAGCTTCACGGTGTGCGCGACCTCGTCGCTGCTCGTGCCGGTCGCCCCGTCACCTTCGGTTGGGGACCACGCTTCCTGCACTCCACCGGTCAGTTCCACAAGGGCGGGCCCGCAGTGGGTGTCTTCATCCAGATTCTCCAGGCCCCAGACGGTGACGTTGTCATCCCTGAGCGCCCCTTCAGCTTTGGTCAGCTCATTGCTGCTCAGGCTGCTGGTGATGCAAACGTTCTGGCCGACCACGGTCGCCCCGTTCTGACCCTCACCCTGACTAACCCCAACACTGAACTCGAACACCTGTTCGCAGCCTTCAACTAA
- the sufB gene encoding Fe-S cluster assembly protein SufB, which yields MSDILIDRPELEGIGQYEFGWHDKDAAGASARRGISAEVVADISGLKNEPEWMLKMRLKAYEIFGRKPMPNWGADLSGIHFDNIKYFVRSTERQAQTWEDLPDEIKDTYEKLGIPEAERQRLVAGVAAQYESEVVYHQINEELERQGVIFMDTDTALKEHPEFFEEYFGTVIPSGDNKFAALNTAVWSGGSFVYVPPGVHVEIPLQAYFRINTENMGQFERTLIIADEGSYVHYIEGCTAPIYKSDSLHSAVVEIIVKKNARVRYTTIQNWSNNVYNLVTKRAIAHEGATMEWIDGNLGSKVTMKYPSVYLVGEGAKGETLSIAFAGPGQHQDAGAKMIHMAPHTQSSIVSKSIARGGGRAGYRGEIRIDANAHNSANTVRCDALLVDTQSRSDTYPAIDIRVDDVQLGHEATVSKVSEDQLFYLMSRGMAEDEAMAMIVRGFIEPISRELPMEYALELNKLIEIGMEGSVG from the coding sequence ATGTCAGACATCCTGATCGACCGGCCCGAACTTGAGGGCATTGGGCAGTATGAATTCGGCTGGCACGACAAAGATGCAGCCGGAGCTAGCGCTCGCCGAGGTATCAGCGCAGAGGTCGTTGCCGACATCTCTGGCCTGAAGAATGAGCCCGAGTGGATGCTCAAGATGCGCTTGAAGGCATACGAAATCTTTGGTCGTAAGCCCATGCCCAACTGGGGTGCCGACCTCTCCGGAATTCACTTTGACAACATCAAGTACTTTGTCCGTTCAACGGAACGTCAGGCACAAACTTGGGAAGACCTCCCCGACGAAATCAAGGACACCTACGAGAAGTTGGGTATTCCTGAGGCAGAGCGCCAGCGTCTCGTTGCAGGTGTTGCAGCACAGTATGAATCTGAAGTGGTCTACCACCAGATCAATGAAGAGCTCGAGCGACAGGGCGTCATCTTCATGGACACCGACACTGCTCTGAAAGAGCACCCTGAATTCTTCGAAGAATACTTCGGCACCGTGATCCCCTCGGGAGACAACAAGTTCGCCGCTCTCAACACGGCGGTGTGGTCTGGTGGATCCTTCGTTTACGTGCCACCAGGTGTGCACGTAGAGATTCCCCTTCAGGCCTACTTCCGTATCAACACGGAGAACATGGGTCAGTTCGAGCGCACCCTCATCATCGCTGACGAGGGAAGCTACGTGCACTACATCGAAGGTTGTACTGCACCGATCTACAAGAGTGACTCTCTGCACTCTGCTGTGGTCGAAATCATCGTGAAGAAGAACGCCCGCGTTCGTTACACCACCATCCAGAACTGGTCCAACAACGTCTACAACCTGGTGACCAAGCGTGCGATTGCGCATGAAGGCGCCACCATGGAGTGGATTGACGGAAACCTCGGTTCCAAGGTCACCATGAAGTACCCGTCGGTCTACCTGGTCGGTGAAGGCGCAAAGGGTGAAACCCTTTCCATCGCTTTCGCTGGTCCCGGTCAGCACCAGGACGCCGGCGCCAAGATGATCCACATGGCTCCTCACACGCAGAGCTCGATCGTCTCCAAGTCGATTGCTCGTGGTGGTGGTCGTGCCGGTTACCGTGGTGAAATCCGTATTGATGCCAATGCGCACAACTCTGCCAACACGGTGCGCTGTGATGCGCTCTTGGTCGACACTCAGTCTCGCTCTGACACATACCCAGCTATCGACATCCGTGTGGATGACGTTCAGCTCGGCCACGAGGCAACCGTCTCGAAGGTCAGTGAAGACCAGCTCTTCTATTTGATGAGCCGCGGTATGGCTGAAGACGAAGCAATGGCCATGATTGTTCGTGGATTCATTGAACCCATCTCTCGTGAACTTCCCATGGAATATGCACTCGAGCTCAACAAGCTGATTGAAATCGGCATGGAAGGATCCGTGGGCTAA